The Streptomyces nitrosporeus genome includes a window with the following:
- a CDS encoding SDR family oxidoreductase translates to MTEETRRIPPVALVTGADSGIGRAVAVKLGQQGMDVGVTWHRDREGGEATVREVRASGRRAVSARLDLSDLPAAADVVDVLAETLGRVDVLVNCAGTGTASRFLDLDLATVRQVVDVDLVGPLLLSQRAARRMIDRGEGGRIVNITSVHEHQPRVGAAPYCAAKGGLGLLTQVMALELAEYGITVNAVAPGEIATPMTGQEDVEVAGVDRPGIPLGRPGDAREVASVVAFLAGPEASYTTGASWVVDGGMLRMGPQAGSHLSSDDWRRP, encoded by the coding sequence ATGACGGAAGAGACCCGGCGGATCCCCCCGGTGGCGCTCGTGACGGGCGCGGATTCGGGGATCGGCAGAGCCGTGGCGGTGAAACTCGGGCAGCAGGGCATGGACGTGGGCGTCACCTGGCACCGCGACCGCGAGGGAGGCGAGGCCACGGTGCGCGAGGTGCGCGCCTCGGGGCGCCGCGCCGTATCGGCCCGTCTGGACCTCTCGGACCTGCCGGCCGCAGCGGACGTGGTGGACGTCCTCGCGGAGACGCTGGGCCGCGTCGACGTCCTGGTCAACTGCGCCGGTACGGGGACGGCCAGCCGCTTCCTCGACCTGGATCTCGCCACGGTCCGGCAGGTGGTCGACGTGGACCTCGTCGGGCCCTTGCTCCTGTCCCAGCGCGCGGCCCGCCGCATGATCGACCGGGGCGAGGGCGGCCGCATCGTGAACATCACCTCGGTGCACGAGCACCAGCCGAGGGTGGGAGCGGCCCCCTACTGCGCGGCGAAGGGCGGCCTGGGGCTGCTGACGCAGGTGATGGCGCTGGAACTGGCGGAGTACGGGATCACGGTGAACGCGGTGGCTCCCGGGGAGATCGCGACCCCGATGACCGGTCAGGAGGACGTGGAGGTGGCGGGGGTGGACCGGCCCGGAATCCCGCTCGGCCGGCCCGGCGACGCCCGGGAGGTGGCCTCCGTCGTCGCCTTCCTGGCCGGGCCGGAGGCGTCGTACACGACCGGGGCCTCCTGGGTGGTGGACGGCGGGATGCTGCGCATGGGCCCGCAGGCGGGCTCGCATCTGTCCTCCGACGACTGGCGCCGGCCCTGA